The proteins below are encoded in one region of Leptospira hartskeerlii:
- a CDS encoding GNAT family N-acetyltransferase, producing the protein MSNEPIIIRPARLEDATSAVPLIYSSGPAAWDYVFNEGKISAQDFLIQSFQGTKNTFSYKNHYLAEKKGEVVGSIVIFRSENFFFQNAATAGNIFRIYKFSAPKVAVRGLSMEGMIQPPKSGRLYLGHIAVPQSQRRQGIAEKLIRFAISTYPGYDKISLDVSQENPNAQGLYKKLGFEVVEARNFSGPKGLVPNHYYMEANRSSF; encoded by the coding sequence ATGTCTAACGAACCAATCATTATTCGCCCTGCAAGACTGGAAGATGCGACCTCTGCTGTTCCTTTGATCTATAGTTCCGGGCCTGCTGCCTGGGACTATGTGTTCAATGAGGGAAAAATTTCCGCTCAGGATTTTCTGATCCAATCCTTCCAGGGAACTAAGAATACATTCAGTTATAAAAATCATTATTTGGCTGAAAAGAAGGGCGAAGTTGTAGGAAGTATCGTTATATTCCGTTCCGAAAACTTCTTCTTTCAAAATGCTGCGACAGCAGGAAATATTTTTCGTATTTACAAGTTCAGTGCTCCTAAGGTTGCAGTTCGCGGACTGAGCATGGAAGGAATGATCCAACCTCCTAAATCAGGCCGATTATATCTGGGCCATATCGCTGTTCCTCAATCACAAAGAAGACAAGGAATCGCGGAGAAGTTGATTAGATTTGCAATTTCGACTTACCCAGGTTACGATAAAATTTCCTTGGATGTTTCCCAAGAGAATCCAAATGCTCAAGGCCTCTATAAAAAATTAGGTTTTGAGGTCGTTGAGGCCAGGAATTTCTCCGGGCCAAAAGGTTTAGTGCCTAACCATTATTATATGGAAGCGAATCGCTCCTCCTTCTAA
- the trpA gene encoding tryptophan synthase subunit alpha, with product MSAIKSVFSDSKSAFIPYISLGDPNYDLCVDWADALIRGGADILELGIPFSDPVADGPVIQKAFKRALANPFSMDTILETTEKIHSLHPHIPLVYLTYFNPIFHYGFEKFAEKAKIAGIQGMIIPDLPYDTPETDELFKSLKRRGVDLIHLVTPATPLNRMKAIRDFASGFIYYVTSYGVTGERKSISSDLEDRIKTTKEVFSLPVSAGFGISAPDQAKEISGYADGIIIGSAVQRIIEENGSNPTLCRRKLEEYAQSISGSLRGKNR from the coding sequence TTGAGCGCGATTAAGAGCGTTTTTTCAGATTCTAAAAGCGCATTCATTCCTTATATTTCTTTAGGAGATCCGAACTACGATCTCTGCGTAGATTGGGCGGATGCTTTGATCAGAGGTGGCGCCGATATTTTGGAACTTGGGATCCCATTCTCAGATCCTGTCGCTGACGGACCTGTGATCCAAAAAGCATTTAAACGTGCGCTTGCAAACCCGTTCTCTATGGATACAATTTTGGAAACAACGGAGAAGATACATTCTTTACATCCTCATATTCCTCTGGTGTATCTAACGTATTTTAATCCTATCTTTCATTACGGTTTTGAAAAGTTTGCAGAGAAGGCAAAAATCGCAGGTATCCAAGGTATGATCATCCCCGATCTTCCTTATGATACCCCTGAGACAGACGAATTATTCAAATCTCTGAAAAGAAGAGGAGTAGATCTGATCCATTTGGTAACTCCAGCTACTCCCCTAAATAGAATGAAAGCGATTAGAGACTTTGCTTCCGGATTTATCTACTACGTGACTTCTTACGGAGTAACCGGCGAAAGAAAATCCATCTCGTCCGATCTGGAAGACAGGATCAAAACCACTAAGGAAGTTTTTTCCCTTCCTGTGAGCGCAGGATTTGGGATCTCGGCTCCTGATCAGGCGAAAGAAATTTCCGGGTACGCGGACGGGATCATTATAGGTTCCGCAGTGCAAAGGATCATAGAAGAGAATGGTTCTAATCCGACTCTTTGCAGAAGAAAACTGGAAGAATACGCACAATCGATTTCCGGTTCTTTGAGAGGAAAAAACCGCTAA
- a CDS encoding adenylate/guanylate cyclase domain-containing protein, producing the protein MSESKPAQKFTVVDIIFGVTTSLGILAHFYYAFFSEAEYSLQLLLLGALLLFSSSYFFYKTITKVSKNPQLVGSLWLAIIVSLVWFDLYVAFTPVSELEESSISWRFNVLRNQTDARVEKESDKGDLEQIQLKPPEKARRDINIIGITTKTLDQLGGVWPLPWKYYAKIIDKFATSTNHLMFDVFFLDYKPGQTDEMAKALSGNPRVMFDYPMETSLESKSTIINLEKRTEILRKFKLENVKDEQTGLSWLKFPQAPIEPIGEKSSGLGFANIKKDESGLNRKMPIVAKILGSGAGREDEYYPSIDLVIACNYYGVDVKKDVEVAMGEYVKIKNIPQKNISYFDRKTLKMVTEDVMAKPNDTREITIPIDEYGQMEINFPGGLYSYNTTEFFEVSEGWDNETATQVNNNIFLVAMFYATGRGAAKDTHLSPFGDMSGIEHHAHAINTILNQDFLWDMPLAGNFLIFFSMAFVVGLILPRMKTSWGFLFIIGIALLYSVVTLYDFSEFNIVHVFPSVIVEQFFIFVGIIVYKILTEEENVKYIRTTFSKFVSKDVVDELLKNPENLNLGGSKKDITIFFSDIRGFTTMSEKMGPEELVQFLNQYLSEMTEIIIEFKGTIDKYMGDAIMAFWGAPVPLEDHAYYACAASLAQMRRLAVLKEEWKARDLPVMDIGIGLNSGPAVVGNMGSSHRMDYTCMGDTINLGSRLEGSNKEYATNIIISEYTYEKVKDRIIARELDLVKVKGKTKPVRIYELIDLVNEEDLKLLRKPLHSVEQS; encoded by the coding sequence ATGAGCGAGTCCAAACCAGCCCAGAAATTTACCGTAGTGGATATTATTTTCGGGGTAACAACGTCCCTCGGAATTCTGGCACATTTTTATTACGCGTTTTTTTCCGAAGCTGAGTATTCACTTCAACTTCTATTATTGGGCGCACTTCTTCTATTTTCTTCCTCTTACTTCTTCTATAAAACGATTACCAAGGTTTCCAAAAATCCTCAGTTAGTAGGAAGTCTTTGGTTAGCAATTATAGTATCCTTAGTTTGGTTCGATCTATACGTTGCGTTCACTCCTGTTTCCGAGTTAGAAGAAAGTTCCATCTCTTGGAGATTTAACGTTCTTCGTAATCAAACCGATGCAAGGGTGGAGAAGGAATCGGACAAAGGAGACTTGGAGCAGATCCAATTAAAGCCTCCTGAAAAAGCAAGAAGGGACATCAATATTATCGGGATCACCACTAAAACCTTGGACCAACTAGGCGGTGTATGGCCACTTCCTTGGAAATATTACGCAAAGATAATAGATAAATTCGCTACTTCTACCAACCATCTAATGTTCGACGTTTTCTTCCTGGATTATAAGCCGGGGCAAACAGATGAGATGGCTAAAGCTCTTTCCGGAAATCCAAGGGTTATGTTCGACTACCCTATGGAAACCAGTTTGGAATCCAAGAGCACAATTATCAATTTAGAGAAAAGAACTGAAATTCTTCGCAAGTTCAAATTGGAGAATGTAAAGGACGAGCAAACCGGCCTTTCTTGGTTAAAATTCCCTCAGGCTCCAATCGAACCGATCGGCGAAAAATCTTCCGGTTTAGGTTTTGCGAATATTAAAAAAGATGAATCCGGTCTGAACCGTAAAATGCCTATCGTTGCCAAGATCTTAGGTTCTGGTGCCGGTAGAGAAGACGAGTATTATCCTTCTATCGATCTTGTAATCGCTTGTAATTACTACGGAGTGGATGTTAAAAAAGATGTAGAAGTGGCCATGGGCGAATATGTGAAGATCAAAAATATTCCCCAAAAGAATATAAGCTATTTCGACCGTAAGACCTTAAAAATGGTCACAGAAGATGTCATGGCTAAGCCGAATGATACTCGTGAGATTACCATTCCGATAGACGAGTATGGTCAAATGGAGATCAACTTCCCTGGAGGATTATATTCTTATAATACTACCGAGTTCTTCGAAGTATCGGAAGGCTGGGATAACGAGACCGCTACCCAGGTGAATAATAATATCTTCTTAGTAGCTATGTTTTATGCTACGGGAAGAGGTGCCGCAAAAGATACTCACTTGTCTCCTTTTGGAGATATGTCCGGGATCGAACACCACGCTCATGCGATCAATACGATTCTGAACCAGGATTTTCTTTGGGACATGCCATTGGCGGGCAACTTCCTAATTTTCTTCTCCATGGCGTTTGTCGTGGGATTGATCCTGCCTAGAATGAAAACCTCTTGGGGATTTTTGTTCATCATCGGTATTGCACTTTTATACAGTGTTGTCACATTATATGATTTCTCTGAATTCAATATAGTTCACGTATTCCCATCCGTGATCGTAGAGCAGTTCTTCATATTCGTGGGGATCATCGTTTATAAGATCTTAACGGAAGAAGAGAACGTAAAATATATCCGCACAACATTCTCCAAATTCGTTTCCAAAGACGTTGTGGACGAACTTCTCAAAAATCCGGAAAATCTAAACTTGGGAGGATCCAAGAAGGACATTACCATTTTCTTCTCGGATATCCGCGGATTTACCACCATGTCTGAAAAAATGGGTCCGGAAGAACTGGTCCAATTCCTGAATCAGTATCTTTCGGAAATGACCGAGATCATTATCGAGTTCAAGGGAACGATTGATAAATACATGGGGGATGCGATCATGGCTTTCTGGGGGGCTCCGGTTCCTCTAGAAGACCATGCTTATTATGCCTGTGCGGCTTCTCTCGCTCAGATGAGACGACTCGCAGTCTTGAAGGAAGAATGGAAAGCAAGAGATCTTCCTGTGATGGACATCGGTATCGGATTAAATTCCGGACCGGCCGTCGTTGGAAATATGGGGAGTTCTCACCGGATGGACTATACTTGTATGGGAGATACCATTAACTTGGGATCTCGTCTGGAAGGATCCAACAAGGAATATGCCACAAATATTATTATTTCGGAATATACATACGAAAAGGTCAAGGACCGCATAATTGCCAGAGAATTAGATCTAGTCAAGGTAAAGGGTAAAACCAAGCCTGTCCGGATCTATGAACTGATCGACTTAGTGAACGAAGAAGACCTAAAACTTCTGAGAAAACCTTTGCATTCGGTAGAGCAGTCCTGA
- a CDS encoding tetratricopeptide repeat protein, with product MENLTPEDKLEASKFFYRTGDLDRAEFLLKSSLEDTESHETYFFLGLIENQRSNWKKGLYYFYRSVEVNPEYGNPCNEIGILLLRMGRERESVFWLKKSLRCTLNDAPHISLFNLATLYKIWNRPERSLQYLHKAIVMKPDFEEAKRLREELNSAI from the coding sequence TTGGAAAACCTGACGCCTGAAGACAAGCTAGAAGCATCTAAATTTTTTTATAGAACCGGCGATTTGGATCGTGCGGAATTCCTACTGAAGTCCTCTTTAGAAGATACCGAAAGTCATGAGACCTATTTTTTTCTGGGTCTGATCGAAAACCAAAGAAGCAATTGGAAAAAAGGTCTGTACTATTTCTACCGTTCAGTAGAAGTGAATCCTGAATACGGGAATCCTTGCAACGAGATAGGGATACTTCTTCTTCGTATGGGAAGAGAAAGAGAATCCGTTTTCTGGCTGAAAAAATCTCTTCGCTGCACTTTAAACGACGCACCCCATATTTCACTTTTTAACCTGGCTACTCTTTACAAGATCTGGAATCGTCCGGAAAGATCATTGCAATATCTGCATAAGGCAATCGTAATGAAGCCTGATTTCGAAGAAGCAAAACGTTTGAGAGAAGAACTCAACTCGGCGATCTAA
- a CDS encoding alpha/beta hydrolase, whose translation MEFAPEMLEYANLISSKGLTGFTQGSIQERRDGYSAIGELLGEGPLMREVQDISIPSKIGNVFVKNYIPKTGPKSKILYFHGGGWVVGRLKDFDPFARKLAEITSSIVSLVDYRLAPEFPFPLPLEDAYTSLEWISSQNENVWKNLPLVVAGDSAGGNLAASTIMRAKETSGPKIDLQILIYPVTEAICDTDSYKEFELGPGLTKKDMEWFISQYLPNPNTRSDPKVSPLYQSDWKELPPAIVFIADIDPLRDDGKLYAEKLKEAGVSVLFKEFQGYTHGFFTKVNLLKAPEEGLRMISDEMDRIFKQKECILEK comes from the coding sequence ATGGAATTTGCTCCGGAGATGTTGGAATACGCAAATCTGATTTCCTCTAAGGGACTCACAGGTTTTACCCAAGGAAGTATCCAGGAAAGAAGAGACGGTTATTCCGCAATCGGAGAACTTTTGGGAGAAGGTCCGCTCATGAGAGAGGTTCAGGATATCTCGATCCCTTCCAAAATCGGAAATGTATTCGTAAAAAATTATATTCCAAAAACGGGACCTAAATCCAAAATTCTATACTTTCATGGCGGGGGATGGGTAGTCGGAAGATTAAAAGATTTCGATCCATTTGCGCGTAAACTCGCAGAGATCACTTCGAGCATCGTATCTTTAGTCGATTATAGATTGGCTCCCGAGTTTCCATTTCCTCTGCCGTTAGAAGATGCATATACCTCATTGGAATGGATCTCTTCTCAAAATGAGAATGTCTGGAAAAATCTTCCATTAGTGGTGGCAGGCGATAGTGCCGGAGGGAACTTAGCTGCTTCTACCATTATGAGAGCTAAAGAAACATCCGGTCCTAAGATCGATCTACAAATTCTGATCTATCCCGTTACCGAAGCTATTTGCGATACTGATTCTTATAAAGAATTCGAATTAGGTCCTGGTCTTACTAAAAAAGATATGGAATGGTTTATTTCTCAATATCTGCCAAATCCAAATACAAGATCGGATCCAAAAGTTTCTCCATTATACCAATCCGATTGGAAGGAACTTCCTCCCGCGATTGTGTTTATAGCAGACATTGATCCTCTACGAGACGATGGAAAATTATATGCAGAAAAATTAAAGGAAGCAGGAGTTTCTGTTTTATTCAAAGAATTCCAAGGGTATACTCACGGATTTTTTACAAAGGTGAATCTTCTTAAAGCTCCTGAAGAAGGTTTAAGAATGATTTCAGATGAAATGGATCGGATCTTCAAACAAAAAGAGTGTATTTTAGAAAAATGA
- the dxs gene encoding 1-deoxy-D-xylulose-5-phosphate synthase translates to MQQEYSLLNGIRLPVDLRKLPLEELPKLCSEIRNYIIDTLSGIGGHFASNLGVVELTVALHYVFDTPKDRLIWDVGHQTYPHKILTGRKEKLSTVRKFKGLSGFPKREESVYDLYNTGHAGTSISQALGEAVARDLTGKNYSVAAIIGDASIATGMALEAMNHAGHLKKDLLVVLNDNYMSISKNVGSISNYLNNIISSHFYLNWKRIFYTFLKWFPIVGPAMESFFKRVEKGFKDVFTPGGLFEDLGFIYIGPEDGHDVVRLVTMLRKIKTMKGPVLFHTITQKGKGYVPAEKDPIKYHGVTPFRKEDGAMESGDSSKISYSKIVGKVLSDLTEKNPRVAAVTPAMIEGSGLGEYVSKFPDHVYDVGIAEQHSVAFAGAMTNGDVIPYMCIYSTFLTRGMDQLVEDVSLMNLPVRFVIDRAGCVGPDGETHQGLFDLSYLLSLPNMDVFVPSSGQDLVDSLRFMEHYDKSPIAIRFPKANVELSGLDFSAEKDLKPGSFRVLQRGTDIALLSIGSMLEEAQKATSLLEQEGYSVTLIDLVWLRPLGKEALDEELSHVRHFAILDESYLDGGASGYLLNRISPEYLGRFIKTFAFPSEVIHHGERKEIFTEYGLDAQSISKFLRENVKKEVLHGKRN, encoded by the coding sequence ATGCAACAGGAATATTCGTTATTGAACGGGATCCGCCTTCCGGTGGATCTCAGAAAATTGCCTCTCGAGGAACTGCCTAAACTCTGTTCCGAGATCCGAAATTATATCATTGATACTCTCTCCGGGATCGGAGGGCATTTCGCAAGTAACCTGGGAGTTGTTGAACTCACAGTCGCTTTACATTACGTTTTTGATACTCCTAAAGACAGACTGATCTGGGATGTAGGACATCAAACATATCCCCATAAGATCCTTACCGGAAGAAAAGAAAAACTTTCTACGGTTCGTAAATTCAAAGGACTTTCAGGTTTTCCGAAAAGAGAGGAGTCTGTTTACGATCTATATAATACAGGCCACGCTGGCACTTCTATTTCGCAAGCATTGGGAGAAGCTGTAGCTAGGGATCTGACCGGAAAAAATTACTCAGTCGCAGCAATTATCGGGGACGCATCCATCGCTACTGGAATGGCTTTGGAAGCGATGAACCACGCTGGACATCTTAAAAAAGATCTACTCGTGGTATTAAACGACAACTATATGTCTATCTCCAAGAATGTCGGGTCCATCTCCAACTACTTGAATAATATCATCAGCTCTCATTTCTATCTGAACTGGAAAAGGATATTTTATACTTTTCTAAAATGGTTCCCTATTGTTGGACCTGCTATGGAGAGCTTTTTCAAAAGGGTAGAAAAAGGATTTAAAGACGTTTTCACTCCTGGCGGACTTTTCGAGGACCTAGGTTTTATTTACATTGGACCTGAAGACGGTCATGATGTGGTTCGTCTAGTTACTATGCTGAGAAAGATCAAGACTATGAAAGGGCCTGTTCTTTTCCATACGATCACTCAAAAAGGAAAAGGATATGTTCCAGCGGAGAAGGACCCGATCAAATACCATGGAGTAACGCCATTTCGCAAGGAAGATGGCGCCATGGAATCAGGAGATTCTTCTAAAATTTCTTACTCTAAGATAGTAGGTAAGGTGCTTTCGGATCTTACGGAAAAAAATCCGCGAGTTGCAGCTGTCACTCCTGCAATGATAGAAGGTTCCGGACTCGGAGAATATGTTTCTAAATTCCCGGACCATGTATACGACGTGGGGATCGCAGAACAGCACTCTGTCGCTTTTGCTGGAGCAATGACTAACGGGGATGTGATCCCTTATATGTGTATTTATTCCACCTTCTTGACAAGAGGGATGGACCAATTGGTAGAAGATGTTTCTCTAATGAATCTTCCCGTTCGATTCGTAATCGATAGAGCAGGCTGTGTCGGACCGGATGGAGAGACTCACCAAGGATTATTCGATCTAAGCTACCTTCTATCCTTGCCGAATATGGATGTGTTTGTGCCTTCTTCGGGACAGGACCTGGTGGATTCACTTAGGTTTATGGAGCATTACGACAAGTCTCCGATTGCGATCCGATTCCCTAAGGCAAATGTGGAACTTTCCGGTTTAGATTTCAGCGCGGAGAAGGACCTAAAACCTGGAAGTTTTAGAGTGCTGCAAAGAGGGACCGACATCGCTCTTCTCTCCATCGGTTCCATGTTGGAAGAAGCCCAAAAAGCTACGAGTCTATTGGAACAGGAAGGTTATTCAGTCACATTGATCGACCTGGTCTGGCTCCGACCTTTGGGTAAAGAGGCTCTGGACGAGGAACTTTCTCATGTACGTCATTTTGCAATCCTGGATGAAAGTTATTTAGATGGTGGAGCTTCCGGCTATTTACTGAACCGGATCTCCCCTGAGTATTTAGGACGTTTTATCAAAACATTCGCATTCCCTTCCGAGGTAATCCACCACGGGGAAAGAAAGGAAATTTTCACTGAGTACGGATTGGACGCTCAGAGTATCTCCAAGTTTCTGCGGGAAAATGTAAAGAAGGAAGTCCTACACGGAAAACGGAATTAA